The nucleotide sequence CATCTAATACGGCTTGTAGCTGTTCACTGTAACCGAGCAGCACTTCACCTGCGTGGGTAAGCCTGATTTTTTTGCCCCAACGCTCGAATAGGCTGACACCGAACTCCGATTCCAGATTTTGAATTTGGGCTGTTACACTCGACTGCGCGTAGCCTAACATTTCTGCTGCACGTGTAAAGCTCTGGCATTTTGCTACTTCACGGAATGTTTGCAAATAACGAGTATCCAGATTTCCCCCTCTTTTCATCGAAAAAATCGATTTGAATTATCTAATATTATAGATAACTCCGATGATTAAGTCTATGCTACACTTCAGTTACCAACGACATGGTAAGTAAAAAAAGTGAGGGATCTACCCATGGGGAAATTATCCACGCAAGCCCCCGGTCTAGCCAAAACACTGCGACTTCCGCAAATCGTCGCCTTATACATCGGGGCGGTGATCGGTTCCGGCGTACTGCTCATCCCCGGACTCGCAGCCGAGAAGGCTGGTCCTGCTTCCATTTTAGCTTGGCTCGTCATGTCTATTCTCGTTCTGCCCATGGCCATTACGATGGGGCTGTTATCTGCTCGTTATCCGAGCTCAGGTGGCGTCTCCACATTTGTACGGACAGCGTACGGAGATCAATTCGGAAACATGGTTGGCTGGTTCTTTCTCTTGTCTGTCCCGATTGGCGCACCGATCCTGAGTGTGACAGGGGCCAACTACATTGCGATCCTGCTGAACTGGAGTGAGTGGCAAGTATATGTGGCGGCTGCACTGCTTCTTCTCGCTGTCCTTATGATGAATGTTGTAGGCTTGCATGTAGCTGCGCGTGTCCAAACGTTTGTTGTCTCGCTGATTATCACGATTTTGATTTTGGCTGTCGTCGCAAGCATTCCGCATGCATCTGTCACTCACTTTACCCCTTTTATGCCAAACGGTTGGTTGAGTGTCGTGCAAGCAGCAGGTTTGATGTTCTGGTGCTTCATTGGGTGGGAAGCCGTGACGCATCTCTCAGAGGAATTCGTCGATCCTGCGAAAAACGCGATTCGCGGGGTTTTGTGGAGTGCAGGAATCGTCGCTCTCTTGTATTTTGCCGTTGCCTTTATGACTGTCGCTACGCATAGCTACGGGGTCGGCATCTCCGCTGCCTCGCTCAGTGTCATGGTTCAACTCTCCCTGGGTCCGATCGGTGGATGGATTGTAGCCGTAACTGCCTTGTTCATTTGTATCGCAACAGCCAACGCTTACATTGGTGCTGCTTCCCGCATCGCCTATTCGTTGGCGCAAGAAAAGATCGCTCCTCGCTGGTTTGGTACTCTTCACGCCAAATACCGGACACCAACCGGAGGGCTTCTGTTTCTCTCTCTTTGTTTTGTCGTCGTTCTCGGTGTACTCTATTTCGACGTAATCGACTTGTCGAGACTTATCGAACTGCCCAATGCTACCTTTTTTGCAACTTACATCGGCGGGTGTCTGGCTGGGGTCCGACTCTTGCGCAATAGTCGCGTAGGACGTACCGCTTCCTGGACTTCACTCGTTTGTACAGTAGGACTCTATCCTTTTTTGGGGTGGTCCGCTCTCTATCCGCTCTTGATTGCACTCGTCCTTTTTATCTGGCAAAAACGTCATGCCTGACACGAAAAAAGGCTGGGGACATGTCCCAGCCTTTTTTCTTATTCATCTTTTCCAATCAGTCGAAACGTTTTGCCATCGCTCGAGGAAAGGTAAAACGTGCGATCGACACTTCCTCCCAAATCTCCAGCGTAATATTGAACAGTCATTCTGTATTTATTCATTCCGATTTTTGCAAAGTACATCAGCTCATTAAATTGCGGAAACCGGACATAATCATACACTTCATACTGCATAAATGAGAAATGCTCACGTAAAAACGATTCGCTGACAGGCAGATTGTTTTTCTTTACATACGCGACCAAGTCATCAAAACGACGAATCTTTTGCTGATCCATCACGTCTCCTACAAATGACGAGACCGCTTGTGTCATTGCCTTTTTCTCGCTTTCCGATACATTGCCAGGGTACAGCTCATCAATTTTTGTTTCCAAACGATTTAACAAGACGACTGCCTGTGCTCTGTTGATTTTGTCATCTGGACGGAAGCTTCCATCTGGAAAGCCAGCCAAAATCCCCATTTTATAGGCAGGGTAGACCGTCATCACCTGTGCTTCATTTTCGACCGAAAGATCCGTGAAAAACTTCGCTGTCGTTCCCCGATATTTTTCCCCTTCTGATTGATGCCCGATAGCTGCCAGCAAGGTCCTTGCCGCTTCCAACCGCGTCATGCTTTCCGTCGGTTTCCCAGATGGCATGATACCCGCTGAAGCCAAATGATGATAGGTTTTTTCCGACCAACGTCCCGCAGCAGCCTGCAAGTAGGTCTCTTTGATAAAGCTGTCAGGCTCATGACCTGTAAAGGAAGGAATGACGCGTTCAATCAGGGATAAAAACTGTTCTTGCGTCACTGTTTGCTCTGGCTTAAAGGTTCCGTCGGGAAAGCCTTTAATCAATCCTTTTTTGGTCGCAATCCCTATTTCTTTTGCTGCCCAATGTCCATTTGTGTCGATAAATGCAGGGGAATTGGCTACGTATTCTTCCCGTGCGTCAGCCGTTTTCAATCCTGCAGTTGCAATGCCCGTCAAAAAAACCGACAAGCTAACAACTAGTAGAGTGGCTTTTTTCCCGATTTGTTGTAATGTAAACTGCATCCCGAGTACCACCTTTCCCCTAAAACAATCCATTACTACTAAGACGCAGAATTTGTCGGAAAAGTTTCGGCATAATTGGAAGAAAAGTTTTCCATCAGCTTAAACAACAAAAAAATAGCCGGGTCCACTTCTAGGACGATCCGACTATTTTGTGCTGCATTTTACAGGTAATAAAGTTGATGAGTACCATCATGCGCGAATGGCGCATTTACCAATCGGTCAATCAAGCCAAGACCATACTTATTTGCAAACGGGAAAAACGAATGCTTTCTTTCTTGCAACCCACCTTCAGGCAACAAAGCGGTCTCAATTCGTTGGACGCGCACATGCTCCACGTCATCTTTTTGCTGTAGCGAACGAATCAGACGCTCTTCCAAAAAGGATACTTGTTCTAGCAGCAGCTTACTATTTTTCTCAGCCAGGCCACGCAATCCGCCATCCAGAGAAACAACCTCCTCTACCAACGGACGATAAATCGACATGATCGACTCCCGTGCCGATGCGAATTGCTGCTCCAACGGATGTGGCCCCTGGTTTTTCGACCACTCGGTTTTCCAAGCGGTGAAATCAGTCAAAACTTGTTCAATAGAAAGCCCCAAGCTCTCCAGCAGTCTCTGTTGAGCACCTTCTACAAGGGTAATGGACATACGAGGCAATACGATCGGCATCTGCATCCCGAATAGCTCGAATACCTCCCGATAAAATGCCCAATAAGCAATCTCGCCCGGACCTCCAATGAAGGCAAGCGTAGGAAACAGATGCTCCTGCATCAACCCACGGCTAACGACATTTGTGCTAAAACGCTCCGGTGAATCCGCAACCTGCTTGAGCAATTCATCGCGACTGTAAGAACGTCTCCGATTGATAAAGCGCTCCCCGTGACGTTCTAGCAGCAATCGATCATTGCCCTCATAGACGAACAAATTAGCTTGATGCTCTTCCACTTGCAATTGAAGCGGATAGCCAGCCGTTGAAATCCGATCCGCTGCCCGTAGCAACACCTTTGCCATTTGCTCATTGTTTTCAATGATCTGGGAAAAGATGGGTTGCTGTAGTTCACGAACAAACGGCAACGAGGATTCAACCAGAACAAGACCGTGCTTGCCAAACAGTTTTGCCATCAAGCGGGCAAACCACTCTGCGACTGTACGCGAATCTGCCGCAGTCTGCGTCAGCAGCTCACGAATCTGTTTGGTTTCGGCAGTCTCTGTCTGTCCCTGGAAAAACTTTTCCAGGAACTGCGTACACAGCTCAGGTTCCAAGGGGAGCGTACTTGCCGATTGGCGGCCCTTTTTGTTCAGAGCCAGTCGCTCTTTTTGCAGGCGCTTCCCATCGTCCGCTGCCCAGTACACATGATCGATCTCATCGATGTCATGGTCTTCGCCAGCAATCCAAAACACCGGAATGACGTTCGCCTGAAGCTCGGCAGACAACCTCTTCGCTGCCTGAATCAGATGAACAGCTTTGTTGACCGTATAGAGTGGTCCACCCAGAACTCCTGCTTGCTGACCGCCGATAACCACATAGGTGTCAGGCTGTTTGAGCAACTCGATATTATTCAGTGCTTCAGGGTGAGTACCCATCTCTTTATTAAAATGATATAAGCCTTCCACGAGCTGGTTCCGGTGAGGATAGGATTGACTTTGAAGCCATTCCACGCGTTCTCGGTAGGACTGTTCACGGTAGGGATTATGTGCAAAAAACTGTAATGCAGAGGCATTTTGCTGCTGGTACTCCTGTGCCAGCGGATTCGCCAATGGAAGCGCGAGACATTCAACATTCATGCTAGCTCACCTTTCTTAGGGCCATGGTCAACCAAAATTATAACATGCTCCACAGCCACAAAAAACAAGACAACCCACTTTAATGGGTTGTCAAAGTGTAATACAGGCTTGTTCGCGCTTGCATTAAAATTGCGGAGGGGTGACGGACCAGATTAACAAAGCTTCCGTTTCTCCTGTATTTTCGATTGAGTGTGTTTTGCTGCTGTCAAATGAAATACTGTCTCCTGCTTCCAATACATGCTCTTCATCGTTGAAGCGCGCTGTCACACTACCAGTAATGACCGTGAAGCACTCTTCTCCCTCTGACTGCACGAACTTGTCGACAGCCATTTCTCCAGGCATCAGTCGCACTTCTAGCATCCCCAGCTTGGCACTACCTCCCATCGAGAGTAGCGAATAAGTGCCCGTCGATTCAGGAAAGACCAGTTGTCTGCGTTTTTGCAAGCGAGTCACATGCACCTGCTTTTGATCAATATCTTCGAAAAAATGAATAATCGGTGACTCCAGAGCTTTGGTGATTTTCCACAGCGAATCCAGCGACGGCTGCGAAATTCCACGCTCTACTTGGCTCAGCAAACCTTTGCTTAACCCTGTCTTGCCTGCCATAATTTCCAAGGTAAAGCCGCGTTCTTTCCGAATCATTCGAATCTTATGACCGATGGTCTCGATGGGAAGTCGCATAGTTCCAACCTTCTTTCTTATCGGAATAAATACGATATGTATCAACAGTGCTTTACACGACACCCATCGTTTTGATAATTCCGGTCGTAAACAGCACTATGTAGACGATTCCAAACCAGAGAAACGACAACCGCCAAGCCGAAAATCCTACCTTTTTGAGGGAGAGCCGTCCCTTCCACTTCATCTGTACCCACCCAAGGAGCACGATTACCACCAGGTAAAAGCAGAATACCCACCACCAAGCGGAAAAAGCCTCTGGCCAGATCAGTTCGTAAGCGGAAACGGCAGAACGAATCACCAAAAGATTCGTGATATTTATCGCGAAGCGGCCTGCCAATTTCTTGTTCCGCGTCATTCCATACAAGCTGAAATAAACGATCGGAAATCCGAGAAACGGCACAACCGTCAGCGTCCCCCACAAATAGGCCCAGACATTCGCCAAAAAGGTCATCTACTGTCGCCTCCCTCCTTCCGTATTCCCATGTCTGACTTAAGAAGGATAACGCGAAGCAAGGTTTCGTGCAGCGGAGTCGGAATCCCGGCCTTGTGTCCCACTTGGACGAGATAGCCGTTGATAGACTGCACTTCCGTCGGTCTGCGCTTCTTTATATCCTGCAGCATGGAGGAAAGATTACGGGAAGTATTTCGGCAAATGGAGACAATTTCCTGCAAGTCTGTATCCTCGATTTTTTGTCCGGCATACGCAGCCACCGTAGCTGCTTCCACAAATAAAGCACGCATGAGTTGTTGCGTATGTGGATTTTCGAGGAGAGCACCATTTGGGATTTCAAAAAGCGCGGTTAACGGATTGATCAGCGCATTTGCGATGAGCTTGCGCCAAGCGAAGGGCTGTATTGTCTTTTCATAGACAGCCTCCATGCCTGTTGATAACGCCCACTCGACAAATGAGCGAATCAGTGGATCACTGCAATCAGAAGTCTCCCAAGAACCTACGCGCAAAGTACCTGTACCGGTATGCACGACTTCTGTAGGCGACAATCTCCTTGCTCCTTCCGTATTAATCGCAAAGAAGCACTGTGTCTCCGTTAGAACGGTTCGAAGCAATTCGTAATGACCCATGCCATTTTGCAAAGCGATCACCCTTGCCCCAAGGTCTACCCTTTGTAAAGCTGGAAGCAAGCTGTGCAAATCTGGCTGTTTTACAGTTAACAGATACAGATTCCCTTCAGGCAATCCTTCATCAATGGAGCTGGCAGTGACGGGAACAGTGACTGTTTCGCCATTCAGCTTTTGAAAGCTGAGCCCGCGTTCATTTAGCTGATTCGCCTGGAGTGAACTGCGTGTAACAATCGTAACAGGTTGTCCAGCAAGTGCGAGCCTTGCTGCATACAGCAGCCCGACAGACCCTCCACCTATGACTACCACCTGACACGTCCTTTGTTCTAGCAGCATTTGTTCACCCACATTAATCAATGCTTATTTTTCAAGAATAACAGAGTTTTCGGGATTGTTCAATTGATTGCCACAAAAAAAGATCGAAATTATCGAAATATTCCTAGGTTCTTACACATTTTCTGTAAAAAAAATCAGGCTATCGCCTTTTGACGACAGCCTGAACCCTGATCTATACGGGATAAACTGCATGCTTTCTGTCTGAAAAAACGTGACGCTTTTCCTTGTAAACCTCGTAGCGCTGGATTAATTCCCTTCTCAGCTCGCTTGGAGGCACAACAGCATCAACAATCAAGTTGGATGCCAGTAAGTACAGATCGATATCTTCCTGATACTCTCTACGTTTTTCCTGAATAAACGCTTGACGCTCTGCCGGGTCCTCAATCGCCTGAATTTTGTTGCTGTAGACGGCGTTGACCGCTGCCTCTGGACCCATTACGGCGATTTGGGCACCAGGCAGTGCGAGGCAAGCATCTGGTTCAAACGCAGCGCTGGCCATTGCATATAAGCCGGCCCCATACGCTTTGCGGACGATTACAGATATTTTCGGTACCGTGGCTTCCGCCATGGCGGAGATCATTTTGGCCCCGTGTCTGATGATACCTGCCCGCTCTACTGCTGTCCCGATCATAAAGCCAGGAACATCCGCCAGGAACAGAAGTGGGATCGAAAACGCATCACACAACGTAATGAATCGAGCCGCCTTGTCAGCCGAATCGACAAACAGGACTCCTCCCTTCACACGCGGTTGATTAGCAATGATACCGACAGGCTTGCCATCTAGTCTCGCCAAGCCGGTAATCAGTTCTTGGGCAAATAATTTTTTGATTTCAAAGAACGAATCCTCGTCGACCAATGCTGCAATCACATCATGCATATTGAAAGCTGCATTTTGGTTCTCTGGCACGATGCTCGTGATTTCCTTTGCTGTAGGCACAGGGGCTTTCGCCAGTGCAGTCGGCGGCGTCAACGTATAGTTCGCCGGGAAGAAACGCAGATAGCTACGAGCTGCTTGAATCGCTTCTTCTTCATTGGCAGCCAGCACATCGCCGCATCCGCTGACGGAGCAATGCATGCGTGCGCCGCCCAACTCTTCCAGGCTCACTTTTTCTCCAATCACCATTTCCGCCATACGCGGAGAGCCCAAGTACATGCTCGCGTTCTTGTCGACCATGATGACAATGTCACAAAAAGCTGGGATATAAGCGCCACCAGCAGCAGAAGGTCCAAACAAAATGCACACTTGTGGAATTTTGCCGGAGAGCTTCACTTGATTGTAAAAGATTCGCCCAGCCCCCCGTCGGCCTGGGAACATCTCCAATTGATCAGTGATACGCGCTCCTGCTGAATCGACGAGATAGAGAAGAGGAACACGCATTTTTTCAGCCGTCTCTTGAATGCGAATGATTTTTTCGACGGTTCGCGATCCCCAAGACCCTGCTTTCACTGTCGAATCATTGGCCATCACGCAGACAGTTTGACCATTTACC is from Brevibacillus brevis and encodes:
- a CDS encoding helix-turn-helix domain-containing protein codes for the protein MRLPIETIGHKIRMIRKERGFTLEIMAGKTGLSKGLLSQVERGISQPSLDSLWKITKALESPIIHFFEDIDQKQVHVTRLQKRRQLVFPESTGTYSLLSMGGSAKLGMLEVRLMPGEMAVDKFVQSEGEECFTVITGSVTARFNDEEHVLEAGDSISFDSSKTHSIENTGETEALLIWSVTPPQF
- a CDS encoding APC family permease — its product is MGKLSTQAPGLAKTLRLPQIVALYIGAVIGSGVLLIPGLAAEKAGPASILAWLVMSILVLPMAITMGLLSARYPSSGGVSTFVRTAYGDQFGNMVGWFFLLSVPIGAPILSVTGANYIAILLNWSEWQVYVAAALLLLAVLMMNVVGLHVAARVQTFVVSLIITILILAVVASIPHASVTHFTPFMPNGWLSVVQAAGLMFWCFIGWEAVTHLSEEFVDPAKNAIRGVLWSAGIVALLYFAVAFMTVATHSYGVGISAASLSVMVQLSLGPIGGWIVAVTALFICIATANAYIGAASRIAYSLAQEKIAPRWFGTLHAKYRTPTGGLLFLSLCFVVVLGVLYFDVIDLSRLIELPNATFFATYIGGCLAGVRLLRNSRVGRTASWTSLVCTVGLYPFLGWSALYPLLIALVLFIWQKRHA
- the bshC gene encoding bacillithiol biosynthesis cysteine-adding enzyme BshC, whose amino-acid sequence is MNVECLALPLANPLAQEYQQQNASALQFFAHNPYREQSYRERVEWLQSQSYPHRNQLVEGLYHFNKEMGTHPEALNNIELLKQPDTYVVIGGQQAGVLGGPLYTVNKAVHLIQAAKRLSAELQANVIPVFWIAGEDHDIDEIDHVYWAADDGKRLQKERLALNKKGRQSASTLPLEPELCTQFLEKFFQGQTETAETKQIRELLTQTAADSRTVAEWFARLMAKLFGKHGLVLVESSLPFVRELQQPIFSQIIENNEQMAKVLLRAADRISTAGYPLQLQVEEHQANLFVYEGNDRLLLERHGERFINRRRSYSRDELLKQVADSPERFSTNVVSRGLMQEHLFPTLAFIGGPGEIAYWAFYREVFELFGMQMPIVLPRMSITLVEGAQQRLLESLGLSIEQVLTDFTAWKTEWSKNQGPHPLEQQFASARESIMSIYRPLVEEVVSLDGGLRGLAEKNSKLLLEQVSFLEERLIRSLQQKDDVEHVRVQRIETALLPEGGLQERKHSFFPFANKYGLGLIDRLVNAPFAHDGTHQLYYL
- a CDS encoding acyl-CoA carboxylase subunit beta, with the protein product MTKHLEDTLHEKIAQVVQGGDAKYHDKLKEQNKLFVRDRLKLLFDDEFMVEDGLFANVMAGDLPADGVVTAIGKVNGQTVCVMANDSTVKAGSWGSRTVEKIIRIQETAEKMRVPLLYLVDSAGARITDQLEMFPGRRGAGRIFYNQVKLSGKIPQVCILFGPSAAGGAYIPAFCDIVIMVDKNASMYLGSPRMAEMVIGEKVSLEELGGARMHCSVSGCGDVLAANEEEAIQAARSYLRFFPANYTLTPPTALAKAPVPTAKEITSIVPENQNAAFNMHDVIAALVDEDSFFEIKKLFAQELITGLARLDGKPVGIIANQPRVKGGVLFVDSADKAARFITLCDAFSIPLLFLADVPGFMIGTAVERAGIIRHGAKMISAMAEATVPKISVIVRKAYGAGLYAMASAAFEPDACLALPGAQIAVMGPEAAVNAVYSNKIQAIEDPAERQAFIQEKRREYQEDIDLYLLASNLIVDAVVPPSELRRELIQRYEVYKEKRHVFSDRKHAVYPV
- a CDS encoding S-layer homology domain-containing protein, whose protein sequence is MQFTLQQIGKKATLLVVSLSVFLTGIATAGLKTADAREEYVANSPAFIDTNGHWAAKEIGIATKKGLIKGFPDGTFKPEQTVTQEQFLSLIERVIPSFTGHEPDSFIKETYLQAAAGRWSEKTYHHLASAGIMPSGKPTESMTRLEAARTLLAAIGHQSEGEKYRGTTAKFFTDLSVENEAQVMTVYPAYKMGILAGFPDGSFRPDDKINRAQAVVLLNRLETKIDELYPGNVSESEKKAMTQAVSSFVGDVMDQQKIRRFDDLVAYVKKNNLPVSESFLREHFSFMQYEVYDYVRFPQFNELMYFAKIGMNKYRMTVQYYAGDLGGSVDRTFYLSSSDGKTFRLIGKDE
- a CDS encoding DUF3397 domain-containing protein — its product is MTFLANVWAYLWGTLTVVPFLGFPIVYFSLYGMTRNKKLAGRFAINITNLLVIRSAVSAYELIWPEAFSAWWWVFCFYLVVIVLLGWVQMKWKGRLSLKKVGFSAWRLSFLWFGIVYIVLFTTGIIKTMGVV
- a CDS encoding ketopantoate reductase family protein is translated as MLLEQRTCQVVVIGGGSVGLLYAARLALAGQPVTIVTRSSLQANQLNERGLSFQKLNGETVTVPVTASSIDEGLPEGNLYLLTVKQPDLHSLLPALQRVDLGARVIALQNGMGHYELLRTVLTETQCFFAINTEGARRLSPTEVVHTGTGTLRVGSWETSDCSDPLIRSFVEWALSTGMEAVYEKTIQPFAWRKLIANALINPLTALFEIPNGALLENPHTQQLMRALFVEAATVAAYAGQKIEDTDLQEIVSICRNTSRNLSSMLQDIKKRRPTEVQSINGYLVQVGHKAGIPTPLHETLLRVILLKSDMGIRKEGGDSR